One genomic segment of Anaerobiospirillum thomasii includes these proteins:
- a CDS encoding phosphoethanolamine transferase → MSFFKSSLSTLLIIINALALGYFSLKITGRHLPTDFIRPFIIGILGWSAVYLLIRARWHKSALIWTLILSVFSVSTAVSYVYYTSIDSFFTGDDIVAIAQSNVEELYDFAEHYLINENTLLYGALSLAATLLTLVFLYFRAAGKKIVYKNTAVFFAFIFIIASVIITTQLRPFKYYRLMVSDLQSKIDTFHALTQKLESASVSNAYKSKKGELYVLVIGESLCRDNMGLYNRSIDNTPFLSRLGSLDNTVVFNNAYSSFVNTVPSITASFSQGNFVTGLIFPEGENLISMAKKSGMVTHWISNQVKNGNADTPVGAISSLADNSFFTTNYVFDGSYSQKPDKVLLPQLKKVFDSLDSSQNNFVIVHIMGNHSPYYNRFPENYPVIKINDASQLGSLSLDANVVNMALDKATAYDNYVTAVKYNDEFLNELYDLFATREDYRAFIYYSDHAEAIHYDAVGKAVQNNAHVGRHNVAQFSYAMSRIPFIVNVSDSFVKEYPSSFYAMERNKNKIVTNDTLYDFMLDLMQIKSSAVNYKLSAANMSFDMGNEQDITIIKDTKVANDPEYIANITALDPLVKRIAIRSANSLFKANSLISKGYETLHVDTITHDGKIFVRALKDYDDDFIGDKEYMHKLYNKDTRVIFALDDKAEISMLEDLLSYKNVALMASSLSQYEKLKAAGFANVILKLADYDESAIEKADKICIDEDVFKKHEAIFTDLIKPASAVNKSVETATDGSADGNTDKGVNEYSADDVSSRLVYIIFDELSVQDRQSVLQMHSMSDKLNFIVNYDNAFSSDF, encoded by the coding sequence ATGTCTTTTTTTAAAAGCTCTTTATCTACATTACTGATAATTATCAATGCTCTGGCTTTAGGTTATTTTTCTTTAAAGATAACTGGCAGGCATCTGCCTACTGATTTTATAAGACCTTTTATCATAGGCATATTAGGCTGGAGCGCTGTCTATCTGCTCATAAGAGCCAGATGGCATAAAAGCGCTCTTATCTGGACGCTGATACTATCTGTTTTTTCTGTATCAACAGCTGTATCCTATGTCTATTACACCAGCATAGATTCATTTTTTACAGGCGATGACATAGTAGCTATTGCTCAGTCAAATGTTGAGGAGCTTTATGACTTTGCCGAGCATTATCTTATAAATGAAAATACTCTGCTCTATGGAGCATTGAGTCTAGCAGCAACTCTTTTAACACTTGTATTTCTGTATTTTAGAGCTGCGGGCAAAAAGATTGTCTATAAAAATACAGCAGTGTTTTTTGCCTTTATATTTATTATAGCCAGTGTCATTATCACCACACAGCTAAGACCTTTTAAATATTACAGACTAATGGTCTCAGATCTGCAAAGCAAGATTGACACTTTTCATGCTCTGACGCAGAAGCTAGAAAGTGCCTCTGTATCAAATGCCTATAAAAGCAAAAAGGGCGAGCTTTATGTTCTGGTCATTGGCGAGTCACTCTGTCGTGACAATATGGGGCTTTATAACAGATCTATAGATAATACTCCTTTTTTATCAAGGCTTGGCAGTTTAGATAATACAGTGGTATTTAACAATGCCTATTCAAGCTTTGTAAATACAGTGCCATCTATTACAGCCTCATTCTCACAGGGTAATTTTGTAACAGGCCTTATCTTTCCTGAGGGCGAGAATTTAATTTCCATGGCCAAAAAGAGCGGCATGGTGACACACTGGATTTCAAATCAGGTCAAAAACGGCAATGCAGATACACCTGTAGGCGCCATCTCAAGCCTTGCTGACAATTCATTTTTTACCACCAACTATGTCTTTGACGGCTCCTATTCACAAAAGCCTGACAAGGTTTTACTTCCGCAGTTAAAGAAGGTCTTTGACTCACTTGACAGCAGCCAGAACAACTTTGTTATTGTGCATATTATGGGCAATCACTCGCCATACTATAATCGTTTTCCTGAGAACTATCCTGTAATTAAAATCAATGATGCCTCACAGCTTGGCAGTCTGTCTCTTGATGCCAATGTTGTAAACATGGCTTTAGATAAAGCCACAGCCTATGACAATTATGTTACAGCTGTAAAATACAATGATGAGTTTTTAAATGAGCTTTATGATCTTTTTGCCACACGTGAGGATTACAGAGCCTTTATTTACTATTCAGATCATGCCGAGGCCATACATTATGACGCCGTGGGCAAGGCTGTACAGAACAATGCCCATGTAGGACGTCACAATGTGGCTCAGTTTTCCTATGCCATGAGCCGTATTCCTTTTATAGTCAATGTCTCAGATAGTTTTGTAAAGGAATATCCATCAAGCTTTTATGCCATGGAGCGTAATAAGAATAAGATTGTCACCAATGACACTCTTTATGATTTTATGCTCGATCTGATGCAAATTAAAAGCTCTGCTGTAAATTATAAGCTCTCTGCTGCCAATATGTCCTTTGACATGGGCAATGAGCAGGATATAACTATTATCAAGGATACAAAGGTAGCCAACGATCCTGAATATATAGCCAATATTACAGCACTTGATCCTCTTGTAAAAAGAATAGCCATACGCAGTGCCAACTCACTGTTTAAGGCCAACAGTCTTATCTCCAAGGGTTATGAAACATTGCATGTTGATACCATAACCCATGACGGTAAGATCTTTGTAAGAGCACTTAAGGACTATGATGATGACTTCATAGGCGATAAAGAGTATATGCACAAGCTCTATAACAAGGATACCAGGGTTATTTTTGCACTTGATGACAAGGCTGAGATCTCTATGCTTGAGGATCTGTTATCTTACAAGAATGTAGCTCTTATGGCCTCATCTTTAAGTCAGTACGAAAAGCTTAAGGCTGCAGGCTTTGCCAATGTTATATTAAAGCTTGCTGATTATGATGAAAGTGCCATTGAAAAGGCAGATAAGATCTGTATTGATGAGGATGTGTTTAAAAAGCATGAGGCTATCTTTACAGATCTTATAAAACCTGCATCTGCGGTAAATAAGAGTGTAGAGACTGCCACTGATGGCAGTGCTGATGGCAATACTGATAAGGGTGTCAATGAATACAGTGCAGATGATGTCTCATCACGCCTTGTCTATATTATCTTTGATGAGCTTAGTGTGCAGGACAGACAGTCAGTACTACAGATGCACTCTATGTCAGATAAGCTTAATTTTATAGTAAATTATGACAATGCCTTTAGCTCTGATTTTTAA
- the kdsA gene encoding 3-deoxy-8-phosphooctulonate synthase, with translation MGKTVKVGSISLSNHNTLAVIGGLNVLESLDMACEVCEKFLEVTQSLNMPYIFKASFDKANRSSLHSYRGVGLEKGMEIFDHIKKTYNVPVITDVHEPYQAAIVAEHVDILQLPAFLARQTDLVFAMGATGKVINVKKPQFMAPAQVANIVEKFKESGNENVLLCERGSQFGYDNLVVDMLGFGVMKKVADDCPIIFDVTHSLQCRDANAKASGGRRSQALELAKAGVAVSIAGIFLETHKNPDKALCDGPSALPLDCLEVFLTQLKQIDDVVKAQKSVQID, from the coding sequence ATGGGAAAAACTGTAAAGGTAGGCTCTATTAGTCTGTCCAATCATAATACACTTGCAGTCATTGGTGGACTTAATGTTCTTGAGTCACTAGATATGGCCTGTGAGGTATGTGAAAAGTTTTTAGAGGTTACACAGTCTCTTAATATGCCTTATATCTTCAAGGCCAGTTTTGACAAGGCCAATCGTTCATCACTGCACTCATACCGCGGTGTGGGTCTTGAAAAGGGCATGGAGATTTTTGATCATATTAAAAAGACCTACAATGTGCCTGTAATTACCGATGTGCATGAGCCATATCAGGCTGCCATTGTGGCAGAGCATGTGGATATTCTGCAGCTGCCAGCCTTTTTAGCCCGTCAGACCGATCTGGTCTTTGCCATGGGAGCTACCGGCAAGGTTATCAATGTTAAAAAGCCGCAGTTTATGGCCCCAGCCCAGGTTGCCAATATAGTTGAAAAATTCAAAGAGTCAGGCAATGAGAATGTTCTTTTATGCGAGAGAGGCTCACAGTTTGGCTATGACAACCTTGTAGTTGATATGTTAGGCTTTGGCGTTATGAAAAAGGTTGCAGATGACTGCCCTATAATTTTTGATGTAACCCACTCACTGCAGTGCCGTGATGCCAATGCCAAGGCCTCAGGCGGCAGACGCTCACAGGCTCTTGAGCTGGCCAAGGCCGGTGTGGCTGTATCTATTGCAGGCATTTTCCTTGAGACCCATAAAAATCCTGACAAGGCGCTGTGCGATGGTCCATCAGCTCTGCCTCTTGACTGCCTTGAAGTCTTTTTAACACAGCTAAAGCAGATTGATGATGTGGTTAAGGCTCAAAAGAGCGTACAGATAGATTAA
- the prmC gene encoding peptide chain release factor N(5)-glutamine methyltransferase yields MRFDALRAWGREYLKESKLPSFKLDADLLLLHVTGKKEVALFLDGHEEVDDTLCSHYKDLIKKRAAGYPYAYITGYKDFWTLTLKVDSSTLIPRPDTETLIEAALELDIHGRVLDLGCGSGAIILALKKERPAIEATGCDRIKKAIELSKRNALLNHLDVTFTQSSWFDAFDNERFDFIVSNPPYIKEGDENLDGDGVRFEPRSALTSGSDGLDDIREIIHKAPLHLNNGGYLMLEHGYDQAESIKELFLEHGFVNTGSKKDLSGIVRVSYAQYFKE; encoded by the coding sequence ATGCGCTTTGATGCACTGCGTGCATGGGGGCGTGAGTATTTAAAGGAAAGTAAGCTACCCTCATTTAAATTAGATGCCGATCTCCTCTTGCTGCATGTAACAGGCAAAAAGGAGGTGGCATTGTTTCTAGATGGGCACGAGGAAGTAGACGATACTTTGTGCTCACACTATAAAGATCTCATCAAAAAAAGAGCTGCAGGCTATCCTTATGCCTATATAACAGGTTATAAGGATTTCTGGACCTTGACACTAAAGGTAGACAGCTCAACTTTAATCCCGCGTCCTGATACAGAAACTCTGATTGAGGCTGCCCTTGAACTTGATATTCACGGCAGGGTTTTAGATCTTGGCTGCGGCAGTGGCGCTATTATTCTTGCTTTAAAAAAAGAACGACCAGCTATTGAAGCTACAGGCTGTGATCGCATTAAAAAGGCCATTGAGCTGTCAAAGAGAAATGCTCTGCTCAACCATCTTGATGTGACATTTACTCAAAGCTCATGGTTTGATGCCTTTGACAATGAGCGCTTTGATTTTATAGTCTCCAATCCTCCATATATAAAAGAAGGAGATGAGAATTTAGATGGAGACGGTGTGCGCTTTGAGCCGCGCAGCGCCTTAACCTCAGGCTCTGACGGGCTTGATGATATAAGAGAAATTATTCACAAAGCACCTTTGCATTTAAACAATGGCGGCTATCTCATGCTTGAGCATGGCTATGATCAGGCCGAGTCCATAAAGGAGCTTTTTTTAGAACATGGCTTTGTCAATACCGGATCTAAAAAGGATCTGTCAGGCATTGTCAGAGTAAGTTATGCACAGTATTTTAAGGAGTGA
- the prfA gene encoding peptide chain release factor 1 has translation MQDSILRKLDALVERHQEVEQLISQPEIIADQDKFRELNKEYSRLQVLVDTYRDYKRASDDVAEMQMMLDGDDEDMKEMAAEELEPTRQREAQLEQELQILLLPHDEKDDCNCFLEIRAGTGGDEAALFAGELFRAYSKYVESKGWQLEIVSKSEGEVGGVKEIIAKMSGDGAYGFMKFESGGHRVQRVPETEAQGRVHTSACTVMVLPEIPPSKAPEINPADLRIDTFRASGAGGQHINKTDSAIRITHNPTGIVVECQDERSQHRNREKAMAVLVSRLAKLEEDKRRAEQDEVRNSILSSGDRSDRIRTYNFPQSRVTDHRINLTLYRLSEVMEGNLDLLLKPVIEEYQAEQLAEMARQGGL, from the coding sequence ATGCAAGACAGTATTCTTCGTAAGCTCGATGCTCTTGTCGAGCGTCATCAGGAGGTTGAACAGTTAATCAGCCAGCCTGAAATCATAGCCGATCAGGATAAATTTCGTGAGTTAAACAAGGAATATTCACGCCTACAGGTTTTAGTTGACACCTACAGAGATTACAAAAGAGCCTCAGATGACGTAGCCGAGATGCAGATGATGCTAGATGGCGACGATGAGGACATGAAAGAGATGGCCGCAGAAGAGCTTGAGCCTACCAGACAAAGAGAGGCTCAGCTTGAGCAGGAGCTGCAGATTTTACTGCTGCCGCATGATGAAAAAGATGACTGCAACTGCTTTTTGGAAATCAGAGCCGGCACCGGCGGTGACGAGGCTGCTCTGTTTGCAGGCGAACTGTTCAGAGCTTACAGCAAATATGTTGAATCAAAAGGCTGGCAGCTTGAAATTGTATCTAAAAGCGAGGGTGAAGTCGGCGGCGTCAAGGAAATTATTGCCAAGATGTCAGGCGATGGTGCCTATGGCTTTATGAAATTTGAATCAGGCGGTCACCGTGTACAGCGTGTACCAGAGACTGAAGCTCAGGGTCGTGTCCACACCTCAGCCTGTACTGTAATGGTTCTGCCTGAGATTCCACCTTCAAAGGCCCCTGAAATCAATCCGGCCGATCTGCGTATTGATACTTTCAGAGCCTCAGGTGCCGGTGGTCAGCATATTAATAAAACCGATTCTGCCATCCGTATTACCCACAATCCTACAGGTATTGTAGTTGAGTGTCAGGATGAAAGATCACAGCATCGCAACCGAGAAAAGGCCATGGCTGTTTTAGTCTCACGTCTTGCCAAGCTTGAAGAGGACAAACGCCGCGCCGAGCAGGATGAGGTCCGTAACAGCATTTTAAGTTCAGGTGACAGATCAGATAGAATCAGAACCTACAACTTTCCGCAGTCACGTGTTACCGATCATCGCATCAATCTGACTTTATACCGCCTCTCAGAGGTTATGGAAGGCAATCTTGATCTTCTGTTAAAACCTGTAATTGAAGAGTATCAGGCCGAGCAGCTGGCAGAAATGGCTCGTCAGGGCGGACTTTAA
- a CDS encoding DUF412 family protein, whose amino-acid sequence MAGFFKRIARGREYMALWPEERVLVAIFPELRVRRTLALGAKLWPPFIVFIIVWTFVMGGGLKGVDFLFTLKNNYAVAICCVLFIALIPLQAYLWYDKRSNLKLNSRQKAIMHNICDLTQRPCPADPVMYDFVLALNAALRTQPNKDFLNML is encoded by the coding sequence ATGGCAGGATTTTTTAAAAGAATAGCAAGAGGGCGTGAGTATATGGCCCTCTGGCCTGAGGAGAGGGTGCTTGTAGCCATTTTTCCAGAGCTTAGGGTCAGACGCACCCTGGCTCTTGGGGCCAAACTCTGGCCGCCTTTTATAGTTTTTATCATAGTCTGGACCTTTGTCATGGGCGGAGGACTCAAAGGCGTTGATTTTCTTTTTACGCTCAAGAACAATTATGCCGTGGCTATCTGCTGTGTCCTGTTTATTGCTCTTATACCGCTGCAGGCCTATCTGTGGTATGACAAAAGATCAAATCTTAAATTAAACAGCAGACAAAAGGCTATTATGCACAATATATGCGATCTGACACAAAGACCGTGTCCTGCTGATCCTGTTATGTATGATTTTGTGCTGGCTTTGAATGCGGCACTGCGCACACAACCTAATAAAGATTTTCTAAATATGCTCTGA
- the pta gene encoding phosphate acetyltransferase — protein MANSVMLVPVGASTGIFPASLGLVKALENKGLKAQLFRPVESCKNVCEKGYALSKRIARKMIADNLKTELLELVVENYKKLLAATDASVVVVEGVQIEGIAQHELNAAICHALDARIITVTMGTCGKAANNVKMALKYFGQAGLKRHLGTVVLNDNAPKDASGTKILTLAGCGCDNACSATKTCSCLADSRPLENILCSIPYTKENYGLRACDLNAQLDGSTLEGDGSVRVYKLVFNAMDAAAHHVLVTDRCEETNAGVVVLTSGTQNTYKGKTVISTKASLWQVVKALGSIAPEINADDKERIDFAAAFGAKYYTDEILDTVVKDDADRIPLMSPAAFRYKLTELARAAHKRIALPEGDEPRTVCAASKVAKMGIATPVLFGKKETILNVAKEQGVTLDDGVEFIDPDEVRANYVDRLVELRKSKGMTPEQALEMLQDNVALATMLLERNEVDGLVSGAVHTTANTIRPPLQIIKTAPNASLVSSVFFMLMPEQVYVFGDCAINPNPKPEEIAEIAIQSADTAKTFGIDPRVAMVTYSTGTSGKGPDIDTVVEATRIAKEKRPDLNIDGPLQYDAAVMEDVAAQKAPKSTVAGKATVFIFPSLEVGNVVYKAVQRSADLVSIGPMLQGMRKPVNDLSRGALVDDIIYTIAITAIQATQQ, from the coding sequence GTGGCCAATTCAGTAATGCTAGTTCCTGTTGGTGCTTCAACAGGTATCTTCCCTGCAAGTTTAGGTCTTGTCAAAGCTTTAGAGAATAAAGGTTTAAAAGCTCAGCTTTTCCGTCCAGTTGAGAGCTGCAAGAATGTTTGTGAAAAAGGCTATGCTCTTAGCAAGCGTATTGCCAGAAAGATGATTGCAGATAATCTAAAAACTGAGCTTTTAGAGCTTGTTGTTGAAAACTACAAAAAACTCCTTGCAGCTACTGATGCCAGTGTAGTTGTGGTTGAGGGTGTTCAGATTGAGGGTATTGCCCAGCATGAGCTCAACGCTGCCATCTGCCATGCTCTTGATGCAAGAATCATTACTGTAACCATGGGCACCTGCGGCAAGGCTGCCAACAATGTCAAAATGGCCTTAAAATACTTCGGTCAGGCCGGCCTCAAGCGCCACCTTGGCACTGTTGTATTAAATGACAATGCTCCAAAGGATGCCTCAGGTACCAAGATTTTAACCTTAGCAGGCTGCGGCTGTGACAATGCCTGTTCAGCTACCAAGACCTGCTCATGTTTAGCAGATAGCCGCCCACTTGAGAACATTCTGTGCTCAATTCCATACACCAAGGAAAACTATGGTCTGCGCGCCTGCGATCTTAACGCACAGCTTGATGGCTCAACTCTTGAGGGTGATGGCTCAGTTCGCGTCTACAAATTAGTCTTCAATGCCATGGACGCTGCAGCTCACCACGTACTTGTAACCGACAGATGCGAAGAGACCAATGCCGGTGTTGTAGTACTGACCTCAGGTACACAAAATACCTATAAGGGCAAGACTGTTATTTCAACCAAGGCCTCTTTATGGCAGGTAGTCAAGGCTTTAGGCTCTATTGCCCCTGAGATTAATGCCGATGATAAGGAGCGCATTGACTTTGCTGCCGCCTTTGGTGCCAAGTACTATACAGATGAGATTTTAGATACTGTTGTAAAGGATGATGCTGATCGCATTCCTCTCATGTCACCTGCAGCCTTCCGCTACAAGTTAACCGAGCTGGCCCGTGCCGCCCACAAGAGAATTGCTCTGCCTGAGGGTGATGAGCCACGTACAGTATGTGCAGCCTCCAAGGTTGCCAAGATGGGTATTGCCACCCCAGTACTCTTTGGCAAGAAGGAAACTATCTTAAATGTAGCCAAAGAACAGGGCGTAACCTTAGATGACGGCGTTGAGTTTATCGATCCTGATGAGGTACGCGCCAACTATGTAGATCGTCTTGTTGAGCTGCGCAAATCAAAGGGCATGACACCAGAGCAGGCTTTAGAGATGCTGCAGGATAATGTAGCCCTGGCCACCATGCTGCTTGAGCGCAATGAGGTTGACGGTCTGGTGTCAGGTGCTGTACACACTACTGCCAATACCATTCGTCCACCACTGCAGATTATCAAGACTGCACCTAATGCCTCACTGGTATCATCAGTATTCTTTATGCTGATGCCAGAGCAGGTCTATGTCTTTGGTGACTGTGCCATCAATCCAAATCCAAAACCAGAGGAAATTGCCGAGATTGCCATTCAGTCTGCAGATACTGCCAAGACCTTTGGTATTGACCCACGCGTAGCCATGGTAACCTACTCAACCGGTACCTCAGGCAAAGGTCCTGATATTGATACTGTAGTTGAGGCTACACGTATTGCCAAGGAGAAGAGACCTGATCTGAACATCGACGGTCCTCTGCAGTACGATGCTGCTGTTATGGAAGATGTAGCAGCTCAGAAGGCTCCAAAATCAACTGTTGCAGGTAAAGCAACTGTCTTTATCTTCCCATCTTTAGAGGTTGGCAACGTTGTATACAAGGCTGTTCAGAGATCTGCTGATCTTGTATCTATCGGCCCTATGCTACAGGGTATGAGAAAGCCTGTAAATGATCTCTCACGTGGTGCTTTAGTAGATGATATTATCTACACTATTGCCATCACAGCCATTCAGGCCACACAGCAGTAA
- a CDS encoding DDE-type integrase/transposase/recombinase encodes MTNIKQRIKDLNDDPKSYRMRVIAPIVSLKKDANGKNSKKRVAMIKQVAAEQCLSVRTIERWVDQYEQFGLQGLEPKYKKFRSDIRRFISFESLLDEAIVLRRQCPTISVVEIIKCLEEKHQNIKGIIKRSTLQRHLQQKGFSRGELLREREKGGTAFFGAYRKKLPMEQVQADIKIAGKSFCVNEQGMPVTPYIHLWMDNASRMILVATISDTQDNSLVLSSFRELVTGYGIPMSILTDQGSVYKSAAMEHCTSTLGVPHKRSKPYKPQSKGAIERLNGTLDKVLKQLEGMNNVKLSMVELLVKQWVAEYNETPHSALTENMGTDAEVTLSPKEYFYKYIEPVARPVDDIVNLAFTMEYSRKVLKDGVIHIKGRYYKLPANSAKSGEYVVVHCSLVGNSVELVQELTEEEKKESLSQSMYKFIPLYEREIKENIDFTERASDRSEDMPQSLPDEIKPTIQRLARRLYKDRDLYTTEKDFEEQLRKELFHQGSASYSTEPGNSSLYNKSSIKTDEDK; translated from the coding sequence ATGACCAATATTAAACAAAGAATTAAAGATTTAAATGATGATCCAAAGAGTTACAGAATGAGGGTTATTGCGCCCATTGTGTCACTTAAGAAAGATGCCAATGGGAAAAATTCGAAGAAGCGTGTGGCTATGATAAAACAGGTTGCAGCAGAGCAGTGCTTATCTGTGAGAACTATTGAGCGCTGGGTTGACCAATATGAACAATTTGGTCTGCAAGGACTTGAGCCAAAGTATAAGAAGTTTCGCTCAGATATAAGGAGGTTCATCAGTTTTGAGAGTCTACTAGATGAAGCAATAGTCTTGCGCAGGCAATGTCCTACCATTTCAGTAGTTGAGATCATTAAATGTCTGGAAGAAAAACACCAAAACATAAAGGGCATTATAAAGCGCTCTACTTTACAGAGGCATTTACAGCAGAAAGGTTTTTCTCGTGGGGAGCTTTTAAGAGAGCGTGAAAAAGGAGGAACAGCATTTTTCGGAGCCTATCGTAAAAAGCTCCCTATGGAGCAGGTTCAGGCAGATATTAAAATAGCTGGAAAATCATTTTGTGTTAATGAGCAGGGCATGCCAGTAACCCCATATATCCATCTATGGATGGACAATGCCTCACGCATGATCCTCGTGGCAACCATATCTGACACCCAGGATAACAGCCTGGTTCTGTCATCTTTTAGAGAGCTTGTTACAGGCTATGGTATTCCAATGAGCATTCTTACAGATCAGGGCTCTGTATATAAGAGCGCTGCAATGGAGCATTGCACCAGCACTTTAGGAGTTCCTCATAAGCGCTCAAAACCATATAAACCTCAGAGCAAAGGGGCAATTGAACGTTTAAATGGTACTTTAGATAAAGTATTAAAGCAGCTTGAAGGTATGAATAATGTAAAGCTGAGTATGGTTGAATTACTTGTAAAACAGTGGGTTGCAGAGTACAACGAAACACCACATTCAGCTCTAACCGAAAATATGGGAACAGATGCAGAGGTAACACTATCCCCTAAAGAATATTTTTACAAATATATAGAGCCTGTAGCAAGACCTGTAGATGATATTGTGAATCTGGCCTTTACTATGGAGTACTCTCGTAAGGTCCTCAAGGATGGCGTCATACACATAAAAGGCCGTTATTACAAGTTGCCTGCAAATAGCGCCAAAAGTGGAGAGTATGTGGTCGTGCACTGCTCTTTAGTGGGCAATTCAGTGGAGCTTGTACAGGAGCTTACTGAGGAAGAAAAAAAAGAAAGCCTCTCACAGAGCATGTATAAATTTATACCGCTGTATGAGCGTGAAATCAAAGAGAATATTGACTTTACCGAACGTGCATCTGATAGATCAGAAGACATGCCTCAGTCTTTGCCTGATGAAATAAAGCCAACTATACAAAGGCTCGCCCGCAGGTTGTATAAGGATAGAGATCTTTATACCACAGAGAAGGATTTTGAAGAGCAACTAAGGAAAGAGCTATTCCACCAAGGCTCGGCCTCCTATAGCACAGAGCCAGGAAATAGCTCTTTATACAACAAAAGCTCAATCAAGACAGATGAGGATAAATAA
- a CDS encoding ExeA family protein has product MISTDLLDYFKMEYTPFTNNIDTGFLYQTDIFRGACLKLKMAIENNSFALLTGVPGTGKSTLLRYFTSQLNEEKHTVMYVSLSNATPRWMYIAPLNQMGVKSKYYVNDARLQLHREIETLRKTHGKKVILIFDEAHLLANKYSKFSLLEEIRFLLNGNSYDSGSPLTLILSGQKEILSVLKTDKCKAITQRIMYFSSTQNLTNEQVGSYIGSHLKWSRCQDNPFEYRAVEKIGDLSGGNPRLINKICMHALSYTCLKREEKVTEATVTEVANNEVIDLILKNLN; this is encoded by the coding sequence ATGATAAGCACTGATTTGCTAGACTACTTTAAGATGGAATATACCCCTTTTACAAATAATATTGACACTGGCTTTCTCTATCAGACAGACATTTTTAGAGGAGCATGCCTGAAGTTAAAAATGGCCATTGAGAACAACTCATTTGCATTGCTGACCGGAGTCCCTGGTACAGGTAAAAGCACACTGCTGCGCTACTTTACATCTCAGCTTAATGAAGAAAAACATACAGTGATGTATGTATCACTGTCTAATGCCACACCCAGGTGGATGTATATTGCTCCATTAAATCAGATGGGTGTAAAGTCAAAGTATTATGTCAATGATGCGCGTCTGCAGCTGCACAGAGAGATTGAGACATTAAGAAAGACCCACGGTAAAAAGGTAATTCTGATATTTGATGAGGCCCACCTGCTGGCTAATAAGTACAGTAAATTCAGCCTGCTTGAGGAGATTAGATTTTTACTCAACGGTAACAGCTATGACAGCGGATCACCGCTTACACTGATACTCTCAGGCCAAAAAGAAATTCTGTCTGTGCTCAAGACAGATAAGTGCAAGGCTATAACTCAAAGGATTATGTATTTTAGTTCTACGCAGAATCTGACAAATGAGCAGGTTGGCAGTTATATAGGATCTCATTTAAAGTGGTCAAGATGTCAAGATAATCCGTTTGAATATAGGGCCGTGGAAAAGATAGGCGATCTCTCAGGAGGAAATCCACGACTTATTAATAAGATCTGTATGCACGCTTTAAGCTATACATGCTTAAAGCGTGAAGAGAAGGTAACCGAAGCTACCGTAACTGAGGTTGCCAATAACGAGGTTATTGACCTAATTTTAAAGAATTTAAACTAG